Part of the Carnobacterium pleistocenium FTR1 genome is shown below.
ACTTGTTCAGACTTCGTTTCAAACAAGTCAGTGTTTACTGTTAATTGGACTTGGTTAAGCAGTTCTTCACCCTTATTAGCCAGATTAACCACACGGGTCAATGCTTCAATAGTCGGTTTAAATAGTGCATCTGCTACATGGCTGTTGATAACACGCCCAGATTCGATTAATTTAAGCAAGTCTTCTTGACGAGAGCTTAAAGCTGCATCAACAACATCATGTCGTACACTCTCTGCCGCTAATAATTGACGAATGCGAGCTTTGGTAAAATCTCCCACTTCCGTAGTGCTTGACTTATAGCCTTCGACCAAAGAGCTTTGTGCGATAGCAGAAGTCATTAGAATATCTTTTTTTAATGAAACCATTGGGAAAATCCAATTTTTTGCTTCAATAATGCGAACAATCGCATAGGTTTGACGTCTCAAGGCATATGGATCATTTGATCCAGTTGGGATCATGCCAACCGCAAAGAAACTTAAGACACTTTCTAATTTATCTGCGATAGCTAAGACAGCTCCAACAGATGATTGCGGAAGCTCTCCCTCACTTGAGACCGGCATGTAATGTTCTCTAATAGCTGCAGCTACACTTGGATTTTCTCCTTGCGCTAAAGCATACTTTTCACCCATGATCCCTTGTAATTCAGGGAATTCTCCAACCATATTGGTTACTAAATCAAATTTATAAATCTCAGATGCACGGTTTAAATCTTTTAATTCAGCAGTAGTCAGACCAACTTGTTTTCCGATTAGTTGAGCGATTGCTTGTACGCGGTTCATTTTTTCATAAATAGAACCAATTTTCTCATGGAACGTTACTTGTTTTAAGCGTTCCACACAGGCGGCTATGGTTAATTTTTGATCTTCTTCATAGAAAAAGCGACCATCATCTAAACGCGCAGTTAATACTTTTTCATTTCCCTTAGCAACAGTATCAATATGGTTGGCATTTCCATTACGAACGGAGATAAAGTAAGGTAAAATAGCCCCTTTGTTATCCTTTACTCCAAAATAGCGCTGATGATCTTTCATTGAAGTAATCAATACTTCTTCTGGCAGATCCAAGTATTTTTTATCAAATGAACCATAAAAGGCAGTCGGGTATTCAATCAGGTTATTCACTTCTTCTAGTAAATCTTCATCCAATGAAACAGACCATTGATTTTCGTTTATCAACTCTTCAATTTGGGTAACAATCATTTGTTTACGTTTTGCGCTATCCGCGATAACAAAGACACTCTCCAACGTTTTTTCATAGTCCAACACATTAGCAAATGTCACTTCATGCCCTAAAAAGCGGTGACCGCGTGACGTGTTTGCTGTTTGGATATCTAGTAATTTAAAAGGAATCACTTCTTCATCTAGCATAGCTGTCAACCAATGGAACGGGCGGATGTATCTAAATGAGTGGTTTGCCCAATGCATGCTTACTGGAAATGTTAGAGATGTGATCACTTTATCTAAATCAATCAAACTGTCATTAACGGTTTTTCCTGAAATGAATTTATCGACGTAAACGTAATCAACCTCTTTGATTGATTTAAAATAAATATCATCAGGTGTTACTCCTTGTCCTCGGGCAAATCCTATGGCAGCTTTGCTCCAATTGCCGTCAGCATCTTGCGCTATTTTTTTAGCAGGTCCTTTGACTGATTCTTGAATATCTTCTTGTTTCTCTGCAATATCCTTAACAATGACTGCTAGTCGTCGTGGAGTCGAAAAAGGAATGACTTCTCCATGAGCTAAACGTTTTTCTTTTAAAAAGGCAGTTATTTTTTGGACTAATTGTTCACTGCTTGGGGTAACGATATGAGCAGGAATTTCTTCTAAACCAATTTCTAACAATAGATTCTTAGTCATATTAGTTTACCTCCTTAGTTTCGATAGTTTGGCCTTGAAGCAGAGGGAAACCTAATTTTTCGCGTTCTGTAACAAACGCTTTTGCGATTGAACGGGCCATATTCCGAATACGGGCTAAATATCCTGCACGTTCTGTGACCGATACTGCTCCCCTTGCATCTAATAAATTAAAGGTATGGCTACACTTTAAAACATAATCGTAGGCAGGATGAACTAGACCTGCTTTAATTTGAGCTAGAGCTTCTTTTTCATATTCATTAAATAACATCAAAAGTAATTCTTGATTGCTATTTTCAAAAGCATATTTTGAATGTTCGTATTCAGGTTGAATAAATATTTCACCGTATTTCACGCCTTTTGTCCACTCGATGTCATAAACACTATCGACATCTTGAATGTATGACGCTAAACGTTCTAGTCCGTATGTGATTTCACTTGTTACAGGGCTGCATTCTAACCCACCAACTTGTTGGAAGTAGGTAAATTGCGTAATTTCCATTCCATCTAACCAAACTTCCCAGCCTAAACCAGCGCAACCCATTGAAGGATTTTCCCAGTTGTCTTCAACGAAACGAATATCATGTTCCAAAGGATCGATTCCTAATAAACGCAGACTGCCTAAATAAAGTTCTTGAATATTATCCGGTGATGGTTTCATAACTACTTGAAACTGATGATGTTGAAATAAGCGGTTTGGATTTTCGCCATAACGGCCGTCAGCTGGACGTCTTGAAGGTTCTACATATGCAGCATTCCATGGTTCAGGTCCAATCGCACGCAAGAATGTATAAGGGCTCATCGTTCCTGCCCCTTTTTCTGTATCGTAGGATTGAAGCAGCAAGCAGCCTTGATCTGACCAATATTTTTGTAACGTTAAAATGATTTCTTGAAATGTTAGACTATTTTCTTTCATTATAGCATTCTCCTTTTTATTTCAAATTATATTGGTTAGCTAAAAAAATATACAAAAAAAGTCCCTATGCTGACAGTTAGTCATCAGCATAGGGACGATAATACAATCGCGGTTCCACCCTAATTCTAGTTTACTAAAAACTAGCATCTTTTTTATTGAACAGCTCCAGAAGGCCTTTCAAAATTTTGTCTATATTTGGCTCGCACTATCCCAAATTCGCTCATATAGAGGTGAAATTTTTACTTTTTTCTTTCATCGCTGGTTATTCAGTTGTTTCTATCATAGCTTGTAACAAGAACTTTTGTCAATCATTACTTTCATTCTCATCAAGTGTTTCATCAGGAGTAACTTTTCTATCAATCAAAAGGTTGCCCCACGTATACATCTGATCAATGAATTTTTTACTCTTCAACTTAATTCCAACCGATTCGTCATAGATAAGGTCGATCAATGTCCTGATTTCTCGTTTCGTCTCTTCTTTAACCGTAATAGAGCCTAATTGATCTAACGAAATAGCTGAAAATAAACGCACGAAATGAATCGCTCTTTGGCTAGAATGGTACCGATAACGGTCTAGCTGCCAATGTTCTTGACATAATAATCCACCATAGCTGCCAGAATAGTCAAACGGGCCTTCAGTTTTCCCACAGATACGGCAACCTCTTAATTCCGGAGAAACACCAAAGTAAGGCAGAATTTGGATTTCAAAGATATTGACTACTATTTCCGGATCTGTTTCTTCATTGATTTCGGTTAAACAGCGGTCGATTTTATGAAACAACGTTCCATCTACAATACCATCATCTAAAGCCGCATCTGCTAAACTTAAGATATATGTCGCGTAGGCATTCAAAAAAATATCCGTTTGCATACTTTTATATTGATCAACTTCTTTTACATCTCGTATAAAACACAGTCCCGTGTCTCGCATATCGGCTATATAAGTTGCTTTTGTAAAGGGCAATACCGCAGTTCTAAGTTTGTTTTTTTGCTTTCGAGCTCCTTTGACAAAAAACATTCTTTTCCCAAAACGATTTGTAAATAATTTGACTAATTGATCATTTTCACGATGGTTTCGTACAGATAACACAATGCCTTCTACTTCTTCTATTTGAGCCATTTAGAAACCCCCTACGATACGATCTTTATTTAAAAAAACAAACCATAATGATATGGTTTGTTTTTTTTAATGGTCAGTACTTTTTAGTAATCATCTTTACGGTAACCGTAGTCTTGCAGACTCGATTGACGGTCACGCCAATCTTTTTGAACTTTTACCCATAAATCAAGATAAATTTTGTCTCCTAATAACACTTCGATATCTCTTCTAGCTCGGATACCGATATCTTTCAGCATTTTCCCGCCTTTGCCAATAATGATACCTTTTTGACTTGAACGTTCAACAATGATTGCTGCATGCACTTGAACTTTACCTAATTCATTTCGTTGCATACTCTCCACTACTACAGCGACAGAGTGAGGAACTTCTTCTCTCGTTAATTCAAGAACTTTTTCACGAATCAGTTCAGAAACAATAAAATACTCAGGATGATCTGTTACTTGGTCATCCGGATAAAATTGAGGTCCCTCTGGAAGATAGTTCTGCAATTCAGCCAGTAATGTATCTACGTTGTTTCCAACTGAAGCTGAAATCGGAATAACTTGCGCAAAGTCGACCAATGAACGATAATCCTCAATAATTGGCAATAGTTGATCGGGATTAATTTTATCGATTTTATTAAGCACTAAAAATACTGGGCTTTTAGCGGTTTTTAATCTTTCCATAATAAAATTATCACCAGGGCCACGTTTTTCAGCCACGTTTACCATAAATAAAATAACATCGACTTCTCTAAATGCACTGAAAGCTGAACTAACCATGAAATCTCCTAGACGATGTTTAGGTTTGTGGATACCAGGAGTATCGATGAATACAATTTGTGATTCTGGAGTAGTATAAATACCCTGAATTTTATTTCTTGTTGTTTGTGCTTTGTCGCTCATGATTGCTATTTTTTGTCCAACAATTTTATTCAATAACGTTGATTTTCCTACATTTGGACGTCCTACGATTGAAACAAAACCTGATTTATGTTCATTATTATTTTTCATTAAACCATATCCTCCGATTTAAAAGCTCCGGGCAGCAATTCGCCAACCGTTGTCAATTGTTTATTTCCTTTATTATTCGTTAGCAAAACAGGCATTTCTGGTCCACAAAATTCTGCCAGTACTTGTCTGCATGCCCCACAAGGTGAAATTGGACCATCTGTATCGCCGGTTACTACCAAGTACTCAAACGTATTTTTCCCTTCAGAAACGGCTTTGAAAATTGCAGTGCGTTCTGCACAATTGGTTAGACCAAAAGAAGCATTTTCAATATTGCATCCTGAAAAAATTTCTCCTTCTTTTGTTAAAAGAGCTGCTCCAACTGGAAAGTGGGAATAAGGAACATAAGCTTTTTCTAACATATCTGTTGCTTTATTGATTAGTTCTTCGACTTTTTGATCTGTAGCGTGCATAAATGTTGCTCCCCTTTAAGATAGAATTTGCCATAGTTTAGGTAAAATAATAATTGCTGCTACAATAATGGCAAATCCTGCTGTAACTAAAACAGCAGCCGCTGCCATATCTTTGGCCTTCTTTGCTAACGGATGATATTGTTCTCCTGTAGTTAAGTCGACTACATTCTCAATTACAGTATTCCAAACTTCCATTATGATCACTAAAAAGATACTAAAAATAACCCATAGCCATTCATTGCTAGCTAAATTAAGAAAAGCACACAATATCAAAACGACTGAACCAATTAAAAGATGTGAGCGCATATTTCTTTCTTCTTGAAACGCAGTTAAAATTCCTTTAAAGGCGTATTTAAAAGAGTTTAAAAATGCAGAATTTTTCCCAACTTCCCCTTTATCTTTTAAGTCCATAAGCTTCTAGTATCTCTTTCTGCAGCCCAAACATTTCTTTTTCATCTTCAGGATCCATATGATCATACCCATTCAGATGCAAAAAACCATGTAAAGCAAGGAATCCTAATTCTCGATCAAAAGAATGTCCATATTCAATGGCTTGGCTCGCGGTTTTATCAACTGAAATGATAATGTCGCCAATGTTCCTTGGCATCGGTTCTTCCAAATCATCAAAGTTGATTGTTAGTTCATCTTCTACTTCATCTTCAATTGCAAAACTAATAACATCCGTAGACTGATCTTTTCCACGATAAGTCTTATTAATTTTTTGAATAGCGTCATCCTCAACAAAACTTACTGACATTTCTGTATCATCTGGCAACTTTAAATGATTTCCAGCAAACTCTAATAAGGAATTGACTAGTTCTTTCTGTTCTGTTGTAATTCGGTTTGTTTCATCATACAAATCTAATTCCATAGGTATTATTCCCACTCCTTTTTTAATTTACTCTTTCACGCTCAGTTGGTCATTCTTTTTTAAAGTCGGATATTCGATCCTCGAATGGAATGTACCATTTAACCCTTCACATATGGATTTTTCAACTATCTTCAATTCTTGTAAAGAAATGGAACACTCATTAAACTGACCATCCGTAATTCTTCCATTAATTAAATTATGAACGAAATTTTCAATGGTCTCTTTAGTTGGATGCGACATGGCCCTTACAGCTGCCTCAGCACTGTCAGCGATATTGATAACTGCTGCTTCTTTTGTCTGTGGATTTGGACCAGGATACCTAAAATCACTCTCAGCTACAGTATCGTCTTTTTCTTTAGCTACCACATAAAAAAATTTCATAAGTGTCGTTCCATGATGCTGAGCACAAATATCAATGATTGATTGAGGTAACTTAGCTTTTTCTAGCATTTTCACACCTTCAGAAACATGACCAAAAATAATTTCTTTACTTTCAAAAGGAGTCAACAGGTTATGTGGATTTTCCATTCCAGGAGGTAAATTCTCTATAAAAAAGAGTGAATGACGCAATTTACCAACATCATGATAATAACAAGCTACTCGAGCGAATAATGAATCTCCTCCAATTGCACCAACAGCATTTGCACTTAAGTTGGCTACCATCAAACTATGATGATAAGTACCCGGAGCCTTTGTCAGCAATTCTTTTAATAAAGGATTATTGGGATTGGATAATTCAGTTAACGTTAAAACAGCATTTTCACTAAAAATAACTTCAACGTATGGCGATAGCAGGACAGCCATAAAATAAGAAATAATGCCACTGGATAAAGCATATATTACCATTAAAAAGACCTGTTGAGACCATAGATGAATATTTAAGTATAAGATAAAGGAACTGATAAACAAGGCATTAAAGACTGTTACCCAAATGAAGCTTGACCAAAACTGGTTTGTGATTTTGGTGCGCGTGATCATTGTACCCATCATACCGCTTAATAGATAAAACAGAACTAATATAATACTAAAACTTGTTCCTGAATCAGGACTAAAAATAAAGATAGAAAACGCAGCAGTGAATCCATTAGCTAATATTCCAAAACGTCTTCCGCCAAATGATGTCAGCAAAATGGTTACCAATGCAGCAGGATATAAAAAACCTATGTATTCTACATCAGCATTTTGAATCAACTGCAAACCTTTCATCAATAATAGTGAGATTACCATAATAATTGAGTAAAAGGTAATTTGGCGTCCGTGCTCTATCCTATTTTCTTTTCTGGTTTTTCCTAAATAAAACAATAACAGAGCTTGAGTGAAAATTAAAACGATTAAACCATACAAGGCTTGTCTAGAAGAATTATTATCCAGCAAACCCAACAATTCAAGCTGATGCATGTTATTACTGTCGACTACATGTCCTTCTTGAATAATTACCTGACCTTGTAAAATTAATGATGGTTGAACATTCGCCATTGCTTCTTCAATTTCTTGCTCGGTAGCAATTTCATTGTAACTATTATTCTCAACAATTGCATTGTCAACGATTAATCCGGCTACTCTTTGCATGTCTGAGTCTAAATCAGAATAATCTAAATTATTATTTGCTTCCAGTTTAACTTCATTTAGTTCTTCACTTTTTATCGGTTGAGACATAAATTCGGAAACTACTGAGACAATTGATTCCTTCATACTAGTTAAACTAGCTTCATCTGCTGCTAATAAATCTAAGATAGCCCAATCGGGGAACTGCTCAATAAAAGCGGTTGTAGAATCATCCAGATTGTTCAATTTTTCTTTGAATAACCTTAATAGTTCATCATCTGCTAATTCAGCTACTTTTACCTCTGATAATTGTTGAGAGGATACCGAAGAATTATCTTCTGAAGCTTTTTTTCTGGCTTCTTTTAAATCTGCTTCATATATTTTATTTGCCTCTTGAATAGTCTCATCAAGAGTAGCAAACAAAATTTCTATTTCTGATGTTTGAATATCTTTTAAGTCAGCATTATACGTATACACAGGAGAAACGGTTGTAGCAACTGTTTCTTTATTTGCTTTTGTTTTCTCTGTGTCTTCAACCGTTGCATTGGCACGTATTGTTTCTTCTGCTACTTGAAAAAGTTCGATGTCTAGAGCTTTTGGTTTAACAGCACTATACATGATTGAAAATAAAATGATAGATGTAAGCAAGAGAATAGAAGGAATATATAATTTTCCCATTTTTTTCTGAAGGCGTATTAAGTTTCTTCGCATTCATTCACTTCCTAGTCGTTTTTTCTGCACTTGATTTTTCAGCATCGTTTTTTTTAACTTCATTCAGGTTTTTTTCATTGCTATAAGCATCAATAATACTCGCTACTACCGGATGACGGACTACATCATTCGAATCAAATTGGACAAAATTTACACGCTTGATTTGTTGTAAAACCTTTTCAGCATGAACGAGTCCGCTCATAGCTCCTCTTGGTAAATCAATTTGAGTAACATCTCCATTTACGATCATCTTTGAACCAAAACCCAAACGAGTAAGAAACATTTTCATTTGAGCTTTTGTTGTATTTTGTGCTTCATCAAGAATAACAAAAGCATCTTCCAATGTCCGCCCTCTCATATAGGCTAACGGAGCAATTTCAATAACATTCCTATCCATTAGACGCGTTGTGTGCTCTACACCAAATACATTGTACAAGGCGTCATAGATTGGACGTAGATAAGGATCTACTTTTTCTTTCAAATCGCCTGGTAAAAACCCAAGATTTTCGCCTGCTTCAACTGCTGGACGAGTTAGAATAATTTTTTTCACTTCACCTTTTTTCATAGCAGCAACAGCCATCACTACTGCCAAATAAGTTTTACCGGTTCCTGCTGGGCCTATTCCAAATGTGATATCATTTTTTTTAATTGATTGGATATATTCACGCTGACCGAATGTTTTTGCCCGAATAGGTTTTCCAGCATGATCTTTTCCAATTTCATCTTCATACATACTTATAAAGAAATGCAGCGTATTATTTTTTGCCATTTTGATGGCAGTAATGACATCGGATGAGCCTATAATAATTGAGCGTTTTATTAATTCTTGTAATTGATTAAGGATTTCTTCAACCATAGCTGTGTTTTCTTCTGTACCAACAATTTCTATATGGCTACCACGGCTGTTAATAACAACTTCCATTGAGTCTTCTAATAAAGCTAAATGTTTATCTTGAGCACCAAATAGAATAGCTGTAGTATCTTCGTTTTTCAAATTTACTAAACGGGGTTCGTTCATTAAGTTAGTCAAACAAACAACACTCTCCTTTTTCTTTCTATAGTTTAAAGAATAGCACATTTTTCGTTTAAAATGAAGCTTTCCTTCTTAGATGGGAGACTGATACTTACGTGACTATCATTTTTAGTGTTGCTAAACAATTTAATTAACTGACTCATCCAAAATTTCCAGAGGAATAGCGTTGCTTCTAGCTATGTAGAGGATTTTATAGCTTCGCGGGCAACTATGTTTATTTGTAAAAGAAATTTCCTCTTGAAGACTCTACACCATTTGACGTAGAGCCCATTTAAGCATTAAAGGTAAAAAAAAAGATAAAGTTAAGAGATACCTTAACTTTACCTTTTTCAAAAGATTATTGCTTATCTTTTAAGCATTCAATAATTCTTTTACTAATCGATTTACTTCGTTACCGTCTGCTTTACCTTTTGTTAAAGGCATAACAACTCCCATAACACTTCCAAAATCTTTCATAGATTTAGCATCTACCTTAGTAATCGCTTCTTGAATGATCGCTTTAAGCTCGTTTTCAGAAAGTTGTTGAGGTAAATAGTTTCCAACGATATGAATAGCTGCTTCTGTTTGTTCAACTAAGTCTTCTCGACCAGCATCTTTAAACTCTACAAGAGATTCACGTCGTTGTTTCATTTCGCGAGAAAGAACTGTTAACTCTTCATCCTCACTTAATTCATTACCTTTGCTGATTTGATCATTTTGCAATGCAGCTTTTAACATGCGCATAACAGCTAAAGATTCTTTATCTCTGGCTTTCATCGCAATTTTAATGTCGTCATTAATGGTTTCTAAAAGTGACAAGACTTTCCCACCCTCAATTCTAAAAGCTTTTGACTAGAATTTACGTTTTCTAGCTGCTTCAGATTTTTTCTTACGTTTCACACTTGGTTTTTCATAGAATTCGCGTTTACGAGCTTCTTGTAAAGTACCTGTTTTTGAAACGGAACGTTTAAAGCGACGAAGAGCATCATCAAGAGATTCATTTTTCTTAAGAACTGTTTTTGACATATTAGATTCCCTCCCTCCGTGCTTGAATAAGTAACTGTTATTTAGAATACACTAATAAATTACTGCATTCATAAACACTGTCCTTACTTATTATATCGAATGTATTTTTTCACGTCAATACAACTTTTCCATATTTTAATAAAAATCAACAGTTTATTGCCTTTTTTCTCATTATTTAAGCACAATTTTCACATTTCCCAAAAATTTCAAACCGATGAGACTCAATCGTGCACCCATTTAATTGCGTTTCAAAAAAATTCATTGGGCACATTTCAATTTTTTTTGTTTTTCCACAATTTGTACAAATAAAATGATGATGATGTCCGGTATGTTTGCATCCAAAGCGGAACATTTTTTCTCCATTCAATTCGGTTTCTTCAAGGACATTCAATTCTACAAAAGTATAGATATTTCGATAAATTGTATCATAACTAATAGAAGGGTATCTTTCTTTTAAACCTAGTTGCACTTCTTTTGCTGTTAGATATCGGTTTTCAGAGACAAATACGGATAACATATTTTCGCGTTTATCTGTATATTTATAACCATGTTCTTTCAATGTCTCAATAGCTTGTTCAACTGCTGTCATATAGATGATCGCCTCCTTTATATGAACTGTTCACTATTATTTAGTATAACTTATTTATCTTAGCTTAATCAAGTTGTAAATCTTGCAATTTTTATAGGTACTTCATTGTCGTTTCACTAACTCTTCCTGTATACTATTAAAGTAGTAAACAGAAACAATGAGGAGGAACAAAATGTCTTCACATAAACCAATCAATTTATATGTTATTTCTGATTCAGTAGGCGGAACAGCTAGTCAACTTGGTCAAGCAGCTATGTCTCAGTTTCCTGATGCAGATATAAAAGTTTCGGCGTACCCATTCATTCGTGGCGAAGACACGCTTATATCTATACTAGAAAAAGCAGCTTCTGATAATGCGATAGTTCTTCATACCTTTGTAGATAAAAATTTAAATAAAGCAATTCAACTATTTTGCAACGAATATAATTTGATTTGTTTTGACCCATTATCGCCAATAATCGGCGAATTAGAAAAACGTTCTGAAATGACTCCATTGCAAAAACCAGGAGCGTTGCATCTTTTGAATGAAACTTATTTTAACCGAATTAAAGCCATTGAATTTGCAGTAAAATTCGATGATGGCCGTGACCCAAAAGGTTTTTTAGAAGCAGATATCGTAATCCTTGGTATTTCTCGAACTTCAAAAACGCCATTAAGCATGTTTTTAGCTAATCAAAATTACAAAGTTGCTAATCTGCCTCTTCTACCAGAAGCACACATTCCTGAACAAATTTTTCAAGTAGATCCTAAAAAAATAGTTGGTTTAACAAGTGATAGAAAAGCGCTAAATTCTATTCGTCGAGAACGAATGTTAACTTACGGAATGAATCCTGATACAGAATATTCTAAGTTAGACCGAATTGACAGAGAATTGACTTTTGCAAAAGACTTGTATGAAAAATTAAATTGTTTAGTGATCAACGTTTCAAACAAATCGATTGAAGAGACAGCCGCAATTATTATTAATACCCTCCAAATAGAACACAAGCATCATGAGCAAAACTGATGTCTATAAACTAAAGCACTATCTTCAAAATAAAGAGATTAAATCAAGGAATTCAACCCTCGATTTAATCTCTTTTTAATTTTGTCATCTTTCAGATGAAACGATTGAGAAGTGCTTTAGTTCAACTAAGGAATCTGACTTTAGAACCCTCGACTTGATCCGCCACCACCGGATCCACCGCCGCCTCCGAAGCCGCCTCCGCCTCCGCCGCCAAAGCCACCGCCGCCAAAACCGCCGCCGCCACGGCTTCCGCCGTACATGCCAAGCAATAAAGGCCACAAGCTACCTCCTCGTCTTCCTCTTCCACCACCAGATCCGCCGCCAAAAAAGATACTAGCAATAAAGAAGACTAAAACTACGATTAGAATAGCTGGAAAACCACCATCTCCATCATCCTCATAGTCAGTTGGGTCTACAGTATAACCTGAAAAAATCGTGTCATTATCGTACTGATACTCTTCATTAACTTTTACGGCTGTTTCAGTAAAGATACTTTTCAATGCTGTATCGTAATCATCATTTGATAAGGCATCAATATTCCGATCTAAGATAGCTCCAGTCCCGCTATCCGTCAAGGCACCTTCTAAACCATAACCAATTTCAAAACGAATTTCCCGCTCTTCAGCAGATAAAAGAATCAAGACTCCATTATCCAAATCGGAACTTCCAATTTCCCATTTTTCAAATAACTCTACAGTGTACTCTTCGATCGTAACACCCTGTAAGCTATCTACAGTAGCCACAACTACTTGTGGTTGCTCATTGGTATCTTCGTAATGCTTATTGACATCAATGATAAATTGTTCTGTCTCATCAGAAAGTAAATTTGCTTCATCATAGACATAAAATTCGTTAGAAGCTTCTGGATAATCGACTGCTGCCTCAACAGATAGAGGGAAAATAATCAAAAGCAATAAACCAAAAGAAAGAGCCAATAAACGTAAAACTGAAAATCGATTCACTTTTTCCACTGATTTCCCTCCTTGTGTATTAGATGTAATCAGCTTATTCCTCATTGTTATCAAAATCTACTTCTGGCGCTATTTCAGCACCTTCAACTGCTTCAAAGTAAGGTTTTTCTGAGAATCCAGTTATTCCGGCTATAATAGATCCAGGGAAACGGTTTACACGGTTGTTGTACCCTTGTACTGTCTCATTGTATCGTTGTCTTTCAACTGCGATACGATTTTCTGTGCCTGCTAATTCATCCATTAACGCCGTTACGTTTTCGTTGGATGTTAATTCTGGATAACTTTCAACAACAACTAATAAACGAGATAAAGCTGAGTTCATTTCATTATTAGCTTCTACTTCTTCTTCCATGGAACCTGCACCGCTTAGTGAAGCACGGGCATCTGCAATCGCTGAAAATACTTCTTGTTCTTGGTCCATTGCTCCTTGAACTGAATTGACTAAGTTCGGGATCAGATCATTCCTACGTTGCAATTGCGATTCAACTTGTGACCAAGCAAGATTCACATTACTTTCTTCTTGAATCAATCTGTTGTATGAACTAATTAAGGGAACTGCAATAATTAATACAGCTATAATAATCCCAATGATTATTTTTGTACCACTTTTCATGTTTTTCATGTGTCATCCTTC
Proteins encoded:
- a CDS encoding LemA family protein, whose product is MKNMKSGTKIIIGIIIAVLIIAVPLISSYNRLIQEESNVNLAWSQVESQLQRRNDLIPNLVNSVQGAMDQEQEVFSAIADARASLSGAGSMEEEVEANNEMNSALSRLLVVVESYPELTSNENVTALMDELAGTENRIAVERQRYNETVQGYNNRVNRFPGSIIAGITGFSEKPYFEAVEGAEIAPEVDFDNNEE